A window from Pseudomonas alloputida encodes these proteins:
- a CDS encoding mannose-1-phosphate guanylyltransferase/mannose-6-phosphate isomerase: MELIPVILSGGVGSRLWPVSREAHPKPFMTLPDGQNLIQKTFLRAADLNGVVEILTVTNRELLFKTEDEYRTINKQNLSQGYILEPFGRNTAAAVAAAALQLLESHGPQVHMLVLAADHLIQNEAAFSEAVSKAVQLAGEGWLVTFGIKPQYPETGFGYIEAAAGGVLEGGLRVERFVEKPDAKTAEAYVAAGNYFWNAGMFCFQVGTVIEQFRAYAPDVLEAVERTLEASRRSTSKGYSCLALDAECFASVPDISIDYALMERSSKVATIPCDIGWSDIGSWNAVSELTLPDEHGNRFDGEVMAYGASNNYVSTEDRLAALVGVQDLLVVDTPDALLIAHKDHAQDVKHIVKRLKNDGHTAHLLHQTVHRPWGTYTTLEDGERFKIKRIVVKPKASLSLQMHHHRSEHWIVVSGMAVVVNDDQELMLNTNESTFIRAGHKHRLQNPGVIDLVLIEVQSGDYLGEDDIVRFEDNYGRCDA; this comes from the coding sequence ATGGAATTGATCCCGGTAATTTTATCCGGTGGCGTTGGTAGCCGTCTGTGGCCAGTATCACGTGAGGCTCATCCCAAGCCGTTCATGACCCTGCCAGACGGTCAGAACCTCATCCAGAAGACTTTCCTGCGAGCCGCCGACCTGAACGGTGTGGTTGAAATCCTTACGGTCACCAACCGCGAATTGCTGTTCAAGACCGAGGACGAATATCGCACCATCAACAAGCAGAACCTCAGCCAGGGTTACATTCTCGAACCCTTCGGTCGCAATACCGCCGCAGCCGTGGCCGCTGCCGCATTGCAGCTTCTGGAGTCCCACGGCCCTCAAGTGCACATGCTCGTGCTGGCGGCCGATCATCTGATCCAGAACGAAGCGGCTTTTTCCGAAGCAGTCAGCAAGGCCGTTCAGCTGGCAGGCGAGGGTTGGCTGGTCACATTCGGCATTAAACCCCAATACCCTGAAACCGGCTTTGGCTACATCGAGGCTGCGGCTGGCGGTGTGCTCGAAGGTGGGCTAAGAGTCGAGCGTTTCGTCGAAAAACCCGACGCCAAAACCGCTGAGGCCTATGTCGCTGCTGGCAACTATTTCTGGAACGCCGGCATGTTCTGCTTCCAGGTTGGCACTGTGATCGAGCAGTTCAGGGCTTACGCTCCTGATGTGCTTGAAGCTGTCGAGCGTACCCTCGAAGCCTCGCGCCGCTCTACCTCCAAAGGCTATAGCTGCCTGGCTCTGGATGCAGAGTGCTTCGCCAGCGTGCCGGACATCTCCATCGATTACGCCTTGATGGAACGCTCGAGTAAAGTGGCGACCATTCCGTGCGATATCGGGTGGAGCGATATTGGCTCGTGGAATGCTGTCAGCGAACTGACCCTGCCGGATGAGCATGGCAACCGCTTCGACGGCGAAGTGATGGCTTACGGGGCGAGCAACAACTATGTCAGCACCGAAGACCGCCTGGCTGCGCTGGTAGGTGTTCAGGACTTGCTGGTGGTAGACACGCCGGATGCACTGCTGATTGCTCATAAAGACCACGCTCAGGACGTGAAACATATCGTCAAGCGCTTGAAGAATGATGGTCACACCGCCCATTTACTGCATCAAACAGTGCACCGCCCCTGGGGTACTTACACCACCTTGGAAGATGGTGAGCGCTTCAAGATCAAACGCATTGTGGTCAAGCCCAAGGCGTCGCTGTCCCTGCAGATGCATCACCACCGCAGTGAGCACTGGATTGTGGTGAGCGGTATGGCCGTGGTGGTCAATGATGATCAGGAACTGATGCTCAACACGAACGAATCCACGTTCATTCGGGCGGGTCACAAGCACCGTTTGCAGAACCCGGGTGTAATCGACCTAGTGCTGATCGAAGTTCAAAGCGGCGACTACCTGGGCGAAGACGATATCGTTCGCTTCGAGGATAACTACGGTCGTTGCGACGCCTGA
- a CDS encoding MBL fold metallo-hydrolase RNA specificity domain-containing protein: MEYPSLSHHGGTRGVTGSCHQLHLGPSTSLLVDCGLEQGSDAPPGAESAPLGFDIHGIQALVITHVHLDHVGRIPALLAAGYRGPILCSEPSARLLPLVLEDAYKLSISSEPAQVARYLEFIRDLIVPLPFEQWHTVVEYPGLACRIRLQRAGHLLGSAYVECDMQHEQTNSRYVFSGDLGACGNPLLRPVQPPERADVLVLESTYGDRLHPQADDRRQRLEDAIDRALADKGTLLVPAFSLGRTQELLYELEDILHRKALLNTTGPAPDGEPIDWSQLPIILDSPLAQRITRVYRELHEYWNAEARARVAAGRDPLGFSQLICVDTHARHQQVVNYLKSTGRPAIVIAGNGMCSGGRIVNYLKAMLGDPRHEVMFVGYQAKGTPGAVIQASEGAEGFVQIDLDGQMYEIRAKVVTVGGFSGHADQAGLVGFVNAMSRVPGRVVLVHGEQRAKLILQQVLRARRETHNPCFEVIIPE, translated from the coding sequence ATGGAATATCCCAGCCTTTCCCATCACGGTGGTACCCGGGGTGTCACCGGGTCCTGTCACCAGCTGCACCTCGGCCCATCCACCAGTTTGCTGGTCGACTGCGGGCTGGAACAGGGAAGTGATGCGCCGCCCGGTGCAGAATCCGCCCCCCTCGGTTTTGATATCCACGGTATTCAGGCCCTGGTCATCACCCATGTCCATCTCGACCATGTTGGGCGCATCCCTGCGCTGCTGGCAGCGGGTTACCGTGGTCCTATCCTGTGCAGCGAGCCCTCGGCCCGGCTGCTGCCGCTGGTACTGGAAGACGCCTACAAGCTGAGCATCAGCAGCGAGCCTGCGCAGGTGGCGCGCTATCTCGAATTCATCCGTGACCTTATCGTGCCGCTGCCCTTCGAGCAGTGGCACACGGTGGTTGAGTACCCTGGTCTTGCCTGTCGTATTCGCCTGCAGCGTGCAGGGCATCTGCTGGGTTCCGCTTATGTCGAGTGCGATATGCAGCATGAGCAAACCAACAGCCGGTACGTGTTTTCTGGCGATCTGGGCGCTTGTGGCAACCCGCTGCTGCGCCCGGTGCAGCCCCCGGAGCGTGCTGACGTGCTGGTGCTGGAAAGCACCTACGGCGACCGCCTGCACCCGCAGGCAGACGACCGCCGTCAGCGGCTGGAAGACGCCATCGACCGAGCCCTCGCCGACAAGGGCACCCTCCTGGTTCCTGCATTCAGTCTTGGTCGCACGCAGGAGCTGTTGTACGAGCTGGAAGACATTCTGCACCGCAAAGCCCTGCTGAACACTACCGGCCCGGCTCCGGACGGTGAGCCAATCGACTGGTCACAGTTGCCCATCATCCTCGATTCGCCCTTGGCTCAGCGCATCACCCGCGTGTACCGGGAGCTGCACGAATATTGGAATGCAGAAGCCAGGGCGCGTGTTGCAGCAGGGCGCGATCCACTCGGCTTCAGCCAATTGATCTGTGTGGACACCCATGCCCGCCACCAGCAGGTGGTCAATTACCTCAAGAGCACCGGGCGACCGGCGATCGTGATTGCCGGCAATGGCATGTGTTCGGGTGGGCGCATCGTCAATTACCTCAAGGCCATGCTGGGGGATCCGCGGCATGAGGTGATGTTCGTGGGGTACCAGGCTAAGGGGACGCCGGGGGCGGTAATCCAGGCGAGTGAAGGGGCAGAAGGGTTTGTGCAGATTGATCTGGATGGGCAGATGTACGAAATCCGGGCGAAGGTGGTCACGGTGGGTGGGTTTTCGGGGCATGCTGATCAGGCGGGGTTGGTCGGTTTTGTCAACGCAATGTCGCGCGTGCCGGGGCGGGTTGTGTTGGTGCACGGGGAGCAGCGTGCGAAGCTGATTTTGCAGCAAGTTCTCAGGGCTCGCCGAGAAACGCATAACCCATGCTTTGAGGTAATTATTCCTGAATAA
- a CDS encoding lipopolysaccharide assembly protein LapA domain-containing protein has product MRNLKRALAAVFVLLLAAVVLFFVLENQQTVSLVLFGWAAPAMPVAVLVLAALVIGLAVGPLLGAYGVQRSKRKIRASARQAALNGN; this is encoded by the coding sequence ATGCGTAACCTCAAGCGCGCCCTGGCGGCGGTGTTCGTGCTGCTATTGGCGGCTGTGGTGCTGTTCTTCGTGCTGGAGAACCAGCAAACCGTGTCATTGGTCCTGTTCGGTTGGGCTGCACCCGCCATGCCGGTTGCTGTCCTGGTGTTGGCTGCCTTGGTCATTGGTCTGGCAGTCGGGCCGTTGCTGGGGGCCTACGGGGTGCAGCGCAGCAAGCGCAAGATCAGGGCTTCTGCCCGTCAGGCGGCATTGAACGGCAACTAA
- the ihfB gene encoding integration host factor subunit beta, with product MTKSELIERIVTHQGLLSSKDVELAIKTMLEQMSQCLATGDRIEIRGFGSFSLHYRAPRVGRNPKTGQSVSLEGKFVPHFKPGKELRDRVNEDEHEEAHT from the coding sequence ATGACGAAGTCGGAGCTGATCGAACGTATTGTCACCCATCAGGGGCTGCTCTCGTCCAAGGATGTGGAGCTGGCCATCAAGACCATGCTTGAGCAGATGTCACAATGCCTGGCTACCGGCGATCGCATCGAGATTCGCGGTTTTGGCAGCTTCTCGCTGCACTATCGCGCCCCTCGCGTAGGCCGTAACCCGAAGACCGGCCAGTCGGTCAGCCTCGAAGGCAAGTTCGTGCCGCACTTCAAGCCCGGCAAAGAGTTGCGTGACCGGGTCAATGAAGACGAGCATGAAGAGGCCCACACCTGA